The Collibacillus ludicampi region CATAAAAGCCCGCTTCATGCGCTAATGTGGTATCTGTTTTTCTCATTGGGCGGTACGGAAGTTCGAGTTCGGCCATCATCGTAGCCAAAGCCTCTTTCGCCGTTTCCTTGTAACCTTCGGGTTTGGCGGGAGGATCAGCATCTTCCGGCATGGTCCACGGGATATATTCGATCGTAACGCCTTCACTCAAAAATCGTTTAATCATCGGGATTTCACTATAACAAAAAGGACAATTATAGTCATAAATGAATTTGAGCACGATTTCACCTCCAAGAACCAGCATAACATTCCAGTCGTAAAAAGGACAACAAGTGAATAATGTAGAATGAAAGAGGGGGCCACATAATGCACGATTTGCTTCAATTGCTTTCCGTTATCCTTGTGGATATGATCCTATCCGGAGACAATGCCATCTTGATTGCCATGGCTACCTTCTCATTGCCACCGCATATGAGAAAGAGCGCCATATGGGTCGGTTTGGGACTGGCCATCATCATTCGAATCAGTTTGACAATCACCACTACATTTCTGTTACGAATTCCTTTTTTGCAAGCGATTGCAGGTTTTATACTATATACCTTATCTCTTCGCCTCCTCATGGTTTCGAACGACAACACACAGTATGCAAAGGATCAATCCACATGGTTAGGTGCGGTTTGCACCATCGTATTTGCGGATATCACCATGAGTCTTGACAATATATTGGCGGTCGCCGGGGTTTCAGAAGGCCATATGTTTTTTATTATCTTGGGCTTAATGTTCTCCATGCTATTTCTCGTCATATCGAGCCGCATCATCAGTTACATCATGGATCGTTTTCACAGTATCTTATGGATCGGAGCGGGGATCATAGCTTGGGCGTCTGGGAAAATGATTGCACATGACAGGGCGTTTCACCAGATCACCCATCCACACTCGATTCTTCTGCCATCTGTTGCCGTCATGATTCTACTTATCATGAACCTCAGAAATAATAGAAGGCCAATCAAACGGTTCCGTTAGAACTCAAGATGAAAAGCAAACTCCCTTGGCGGTGTAAGCAGCAAGGGAGTTTGCTTTTCATCCGAAACCTGGGGAGTATTTTTCTCAGAGTTTGGTCATCATCATTTGGGCATTTGTCCAATATAGAGAGATTCTGGACGAATGATACGATTGTTGGCCGCTTGTTCCAAGATGTGAGCGCACCATCCGACCGTACGGCTGACTGCAAATGTAGGCGTGAATAACGTATCCGGCAAACCGACCGCCCTCATGACCGCAGCCGCATAAAATTCGACGTTTGTATTTAATTTACGGCCCGGCTTATATTCTTCGAGCAGCTTGAGCGCTACCTTTTCCACATGTGTTGCGAGAGCAAACCATGGATCATCCGCGGACAATTGGGAGGCAACGACTTGCAACGCTTCCGAACGGGGATCCCTCGTTTTATAGACACGATGGCCGAATCCCATAATGCGCTCGCCGTTTTCTAATGCTTTGCGCAACCAGGGTTCCGCGTTTTCAGGCGTACCGATCTGCTCCATCATTTCGATGACTCCGGACGGTGCACCGCCATGCAATGGTCCCTTGAGAGCACCGATCGCTGCCGTGACGGCTGAAATCAAATCGGAACGAGTGGAAGAAACAACGCGTCCGCTAAAAGTTGAAGCGTTCATCCCATGCTCTTGCGTAAGGATGAGATAAGCGTCCAAAGCACGTACATGTGCCTGGTTAGGTTCCGTACCTTTTAACATATATAAGTAGTTTGCCGTATGATCCAGGTCGGAACGAGGCTCCACCGGTTCACGTCCTTCCAGTCGAGCTTGGCGGTAAGCGACAATTGTCGGAACCTTTGCCGTTAAGGAAATGACTTGATCCATGGTTGGCGGCCAATCATGTCCTGCGTTACCGAGCAAAGATACGCCTGTCCGCAATACGCTCATCATGTCCACATCGGACGGAATCAAGTCGATTGCTGCTTTCACATATGAAGGCAATGTCCGATTCGCGACCAGTTGAGACTTTAACCTGTTCAGCTCTTCCCGATCCGGGAGATGACCATACCATAAAAGGTGAGCAACTTCTTCAAATGTTTTCTCGATGGCCAGGTCTCGTGCCCAGTGATTTCGATAGACGAGAAGACCATTGATACCATCCACTAAACTCAATTCCGTTTCTGCAACAACAATTCCTTCTAATCCTATGGAAATCACTTGTTGACTCATTAAAACTACCCCCTTTTTCTAATTTTCAGTATATCGTAACATTTATTAAAAGGATAATTGAGATTAGTAGAGTATTTGATTATAAAATATAATCGATCACGAGGTTGAATATGGATACGAAACTTTTGCGTACATTTGTCGTCATGGCAAAAGAACTGAATTTTCACCGAACAGCCGAACGATTGTTTCTGGCACAACCCACTGTCAGCGTCCACATTCGACAACTTGAAGAATACGTAGGTTATCCCCTGTTCGAACGCACAGGACGGAAAGTTCGCTTAACTGCTGCTGGAGAACGGTTTCTTATTCATGCCAACCGTATCCTGGAAGCGCACGATGATGCTCTTTCTGACATGACGCGTTGGAAAATGGGGTTTGATGACCGGCTAGATCTGCTGATTTCTCCTCTTTGCGCGGAGATTTTACTCCCGGCTATTTGGAAGCAATTTACTTCGATGTATCCGAATGTAGAAGTGAGAATTTATACGACATTGTCACAATCCGTCGGCCCTGGAATCGCTGCAGGACGCTCACACCTCGGTATTTCTCTTGTACCTTCCAAACATCCTGAAACGGTCACTTGCAAATTATATAATGATCCTGTCGTTTTCATCGCTCCCGGAACGGTGAATCCTGATCGTGCGAATTTCCGTGAACTTCTGTTGGAGCATCCGTTACTGACAAAAAACCATCCCGATTACTGGGAAGATATCTTGTATCAATTGCATGATCTTCAAATTCCAATCCGTCCTATGACCGTAAGTCAGGTACACATCACACGCAAGCTGATCATAAATGGTCTCGGCGTTTCTTTTTTACCTTTGTCGGCGGTGGAGGAAGAATTGATGAACGGAAAACTGGTCAGGATCGCGACGCCGGACCTGCATCTACCGAGAGCAGCCACGTATGTAATTACTCCGAGAAACAAAGAGCTGCCGCGCTCCGCGAAAAATTTCCTCGTCCTGCTTAATGAGTTGCTGGACCGTCGATGACGGATATTCTCCCAGTCTGCCGCACATAATGAATCTTGTGTTCAACATCATGCGGGATTTTACAATGAAACGGAGGATCGTTGACAGATGTCCAGAATCGTTCGCTGTGAAGCAATCACTCCGACGCATACGCCTGTACAGGGCAGTCATGAACTTTTCCGTTACGCTCTCTTCGCTAACAAATCGCGAATCGCTTTTTCCAATGAATCATGTTGAAATGTATAACCCAATGCTCTTAATTTTTCAGGCAAAACTTTTTGCCCTTTTAGAACGATCTCCGACATTTCACCCAATAGCAGACGAAGGAGCGATTCAGGAACGGGGAGCCAATGGGGGCGACGCATGGTTTTTGCGATCATTCGGCCAAACTCATCCATCCTTACAGGTTGAGGAGCAGTCAGATTCATCGGTCCGTCAATCCTTTCATCCGCTATACACCGTTCCAAGACGCACGCCACATCATCGATATGAATCCAGGAAATCCATTGTGTTCCATCCCCAACACGTCCACCCAAGAAAAAGTGATACGGCGCGATCATCCGCGGAAAAGCTCCTCCATCTCTCCCCAGCACAACCCCTAGTCGTGCTAATACCACACGGGTCACATCACTTGCTCGTTTAGCCGCGTTTTCCCATTCTCTCGTCACCGTTGCCAAGAATCCTTCCCCTGCTTCCGCTTCTTCCGTATAAGTAGCCGACCGTGAAGATCCGTAATAGCCGATGGCAGATGCATTGACAAAAACACTGGGTTTCATGGGTACCTTTATAATGGCGGAAAATCGCTTGTGTCAGATCCACCCTTGAATGCAGGATCTTTTTCTTTCGGGCATCGGTCCATCTCCCGGACTGAATCGATTCACCTGCCAGGTTAACTATCGCATATGGGCTGTTTATGTCGGCCAAGATCTGGGCGATCTCTGATGGACGATAGACAAAACAGCGACCGTAATCGACATGCTGATCTTTGCGAGATGCGATCCATACGTCGTACCCGGATTCATGCAAATGACGGGATACATGGCTTCCTATAAATCCAGTTCCGCCGAACAAAATCACTTTCATGTGCGACACCTGCCTTTTAAATCCTCTTACCTCCAGCCTAACACTCGTTTTACCGAGGAGCAAGCGGCGCCCTCCATTCAGCCAACAAGTTTGCCCTCTGAGACTACGACTTTTCCCTTCTTAATCACCGTATCGACGTGATTGATGCCAAAGTGATACGGAAGATAAGCTAGATTGGAAGCGTTATAGATGACGAGATCTGCCTGTTTTCCTGTCTCCAAACTGCCAACAACGTCCCCCCTCCCGATCGCATATGCGGCATTAATCGTCATCGCTGTGATCACTTCTTCCGGCGTCATTCCTAAATTCAAACATCCGAGAGTCATCACGAACTGTAATGACTCCGTGGGCGAACTCCCTGGATTGTAATCGGTCGATAACGCGACGGGCAAACCCATTTCGATCATCTTGCGGGCGCGGGCGTGGTTGTTCGCTCGCAAATTGAAAGAAGTTGCGGGAAGACACACGGCGATTACACCTGCACGTTTCATCGCATCCAACCCTTCATCGGTCGCCGCCAGCAAGTGTTCGGCGGAAATACACCCTAATTCGCCCGCAAGTTGTGCGCCTCCCAATGGCTCAATTTCATCCGCATGAATCTTGATCCCAAACCCCATTTCTTTGGCCGCCGACAAAATCTTTCTCGCTTCCTGTACCGTAAATTCGCCCTGTTCACAAAACACGTCACAAAACTCGGCGAGACCCTGCCGCTTCACTTCCGGAAGCATCTCCTCTACGATCAAATCTACGTATTCTGAAGAACGTCCCTTATATTCCGGAGGAACCGCATGAGCTCCCATAAACGTTGACACGATTTCGACAGGATGATGTTCATTGAGACGTTTCGCGACACGAAGTTGCTTCAATTCGTTTTCCAGATTCAGTCCGTATCCGCTTTTCGCTTCGACCGTTGTAGCCCCAAACAACAACATCAGATCAAGGCTTTTCCGTGCTTTTTCATAAAGCTCGTCTTCCGTGGCATTGCGTGTAGCTCGAACCGTACTGAGGATTCCTCCTCCCATTGCAAGGATTTCGAGATAGGAAACTCCTTTCAATTTCAATTCCAGTTCATGTTCGCGGGAACCGGCATGAACCAGATGGGTATGCGGATCGATGAGACCGGGAGTCACAAGTCGCCCTTGTGCGTTCAATTCTTCACGAACTGATAGACCTGAGATTTTTCTGCGTACGTCTTTTTCCTCACCAGCGGCGATTATTCGTCCATTCGCAATAGCGACAGCACCATTTTCAACCATTGAAATTTCCGACATTTCATGGCCTTTGCGTGGACCTTTTTTCCCCTGCATCGTGACCAGTTGACCGATATGATAAACCAGCAAATCAATCTGATTCGCTTGCATATGAACCTCCCCGTAACGTCTGGCGGCCTGACACATCTAAGGCCGCTCAGATGGAATGAGTTACTATATGGACAGAATTAGATATCGAGCATCGGTACGCGTACACCTTTTTCTTTCGCCGTTTGTATCGCAAGATCATACCCTGCATCCACGTGTCGAATGACTCCCATACCCGGATCTGTAGTAAGCACGCGGGAAAGACGTTCTTCCGCTTCTTTTGTCCCGTCAGCAACGACTACCATACCGGCATGCAGAGAGTATCCCATGCCGACACCACCCCCGTGGTGAACTGAAATCCATGTAGCCCCTGCCGCTGTGTTGATGAGAGCATTAAGGATCGCCCAGTCGGCCACCACATCGCTTCCATCCTTCATCGCTTCCGTCTCGCGGTTGGGAGATGCCACGGAACCGCAATCCAAATGGTCGCGTCCAATGACGATCGGCGCGGAAATTTCACCTCTTCGCACAAGCTCATTGATGGCTAAGCCCATTTTCACGCGCTCACCGTACCCAAGCCAGCAAATGCGTGCAGGCAATCCCTGAAACGCAACTTTTTCTCTCGCCATCGTTATCCAGCGGCGGAGATGTTCATTCTCGGGGAATAGTTCCAAAACCAGTTCATCCGTTCTATAAATATCCTTCGGATCACCAGATAATGCCGCCCAGCGGAACGGCCCTTTTCCTTCACAGAAGAGGGGGCGAATATAAGCAGGAACAAACCCCGGAAATTTGAAAGCATCTTTCACGCCTTCGTCAAAAGCGACCTGACGTATATTGTTTCCATAATCGAATACGACCGCACCCATTTTCTGCAGATCCAGCATCGCCTGAACATGAACGGCCATCGAATGTTTGGCCAAACGCACGTATTCTTGTGGGTTTGATTCACGCAACTTAGCTGCTTCTTCAAGAGAATAGCCCGAGGGAATATAACCGTTCAACGGATCATGTGCTGACGTTTGATCTGTGACGAAATGGGGAACGACTCCTCGTTTAACAAATTCCGGGTAAATCTCTGCCGCATTGCCGACGAGCCCAATGGAAAGCGGTTTGCCTTGTTTTTGGGCTTCCCTTGCCAACTGGAGCGCTTCGTCAAGATCATTGACCATCACATCGAGATAACGCGTATCGATGCGTCGTTGAATCCGCTTCGGATCCACCTCAACGCAAATGACTACGCCCTCGTTCATCGTCACAGCAAGCGGTTGAGCCCCACCCATTCCGCCAAGCCCCGCCGTCAATGTCAACGTCCCTTTTAATGTGCCCCCCGCGTGTTGACGGGCAGCCTCAGCGAACGTCTCATACGTACCTTGCAAAATCCCTTGGGTACCGATGTAAATCCAACTGCCAGCCGTCATTTGACCGAACATCATCAAGCCGTTCTTTTCTAATTCACGGAAGGTTTCCCAGTTCGCATATGCGGGTACAATCACGGAGTTAGAGAGTAAGACGCGCGGTGCAAACGCATGCGTTTTAAAAATTCCGACCGGTTTTCCCGATTGAATCAACAACGTTTCATCCGCTTCCAAATGTGTTAAACATTCGACAATCTTATCAAAACATTGCCAGTTCCTTGCGGCTTTTCCTATCCCCCCGTAGACCACGAGATCTTCGGGACGTTCCGCTACTTCCGGATCCAGGTTATTCATTAACATGCGAAGTGCAGCTTCTTGTTGCCATCCTTTTGCTGTCAATTTCGTACCGCGCGGAGCACGGATCGTACGCTTGGCTTGAACGGTCATTGTTCTACTCTCCTTTTGCTGTCTTTATGATGAAGATAAAATTGTGAAACCAGCCGACCGGCCGTATTCAACTTAACCCTGTTGCTTTTTGATTCATTAGCAACATGCATACGGATTACTGTTTGCCGCGTTTCATAATTCCCGTAAGGAAGGTTAAAATCACATGGAGCCCCATACGGACAGTTGCCTTGCGAGGATCCTGCAAAGGATCGATACAGACGATATCGAATCCCTTTACTTTCGGGTGTTGCCCCAATCTGAATACGGCTTCTAACAGTTGCCAGGAAGTCATTCCGGACGGCACCATTGCAGGTACGCCAGGAGCGTATGCTTGATCGAGAACATCCATATCGACCGTCACATAGATCGCTTCCGTCCCCTTATCAGCAACTTCCAGCGCCTGATCGATAATCGAATGGATCCCCTCCAGCGCCACCTGTCTTGCTGTGAATTGAGTGATTCCCTGGGCGGCTGCATACTCCCGATACGGCTTGGAATTTGCGAAACTGTGAATCCCGACTTGTGCGATTTGGCACCCTTCCACAGTTCCCGATTCGATCAAGCCGCGGATGGGCGTACCATTCGTCGGCCCTCCGTCTTCCAAATTTCTGACATCCATATGCGAATCAATTTGTACGATTCCGACTTTTCCACCAAAACGTTTCTTAAACGCTTTTACAGAAGGGCAGGTAATCGAATGATCTCCTCCTACGATCAACGGAAAAATTTCAGGTAACGTTTGATATAGATGGGTTAATCCCTGTTCGATATTGATGTGACACTTGTACAAATCCGTTACATGCATCTGAATATCTCCCATATCCCGAGCATGCAACTCTTGCAGATCCACATCATGATCGATGTTATATGTGGTAACCGTTGTGAACAATTCACGCATTGCATTTGGCGTCATGGACGCGGCTGACACGCTAATCGATGTTTTCGAAAGGGGGATACCGATAAATCCGATACCAACCGCTTCTTCTCCATCCCACGGAAGCAGCCATTGAGCGACTTTGGTTTCGAACCGATCACGCCAATTGGAGCGGCGTATGATTTCCGGTGGATTGAGAAACTCGATTTTTTTCAAGTGAAAACACTCCTTCAGGTATGAGACTCACTCAAACTCAAAAGTCGATGATTAAACATTCACTTACATTGCTGGCGGATGGTGCCGCATGTTCTCTTCTGAAAGCCTTCTCTTCATCGGATAATAATACAGGGCAGCCGGTATGATCATCCCGACAATCCAAGCGATATCCGCACCGTTCAGATATTTTGCGACAGGGCCAACAAATAGCTCTGTATTCATGAACGGGAACTGTATGAGAATTCCTAAAATATATGAGCTTATTGCGATCCAGTTCACTCTCCCATATTCTCCGTTCGGATCAAAAATAGCCTGAATGTTGTAATCTCCTTTACGCAAGAGATAATAATCCACTAAGTTGATCGCAGTCCAAGGAACCATAAAGTACAAGAGAAGCAGCAGAAACTTCGAGTAATTTTCCAAAAAGTTCCCCTGACCCCAAATGCCCACGATCGTACCGACCATCGAAACGATCAGGATAAAAATCACGCGTGTTCCCGAAAAGACCTTCCAATTCGCAAACGCACTGATCGTTGTTACAACAGACATGAAGCCACCATATAGATTCAAAGTGTTGATGGCAAGAACCCCAAGCACGATCAGAATATATGTCAGGAATGAAACTCCAGAGCCGGACAAATTCCCGAAATATCCAATCATATTTTCGGATTCCTTGGGTGCAACCAACGCCGCGAGAGAACCGAGGATCATCATCCAACTCGAGCTGATCACCGAACCGCAATAGGTGTACCAAAACGTCTCTTTTAATGATGTATCAGATGGTAAATAACGGGAGTAATCTGCTACATACGGAGCGTACGCAATCTGCCAAGTCGCCATTATGGAGAGGACAAGCAGGAATGGCCCCCATGCAAACGCCGGCAGATTGGTATTCGCTTGAATCGGTTGTGATAACAAACGGATGGACAAATACAGAAACAAAACGAAAAACAGATAAGACACAACCTTTTCAAATTTGTGAATAAAATCATACCCGTAAATGACGAGCAAAACCGCCAACATGTTCACGATGATAACGCTTACATTTTGCGGTACGTGAAACGCGGCGGAAAATGCCTGAGCGCCAAGAACCCCGCTCGTTGCGAAAAATCCTACATACATAATGACGACCAGAATGAGAGGAAGTACGGCACCGACGACCCCAAACTGGGCCCGGCTTTGGATCATCTGAGGGATGCCGAGCTTAGGCCCTTGGGCGGAATGATAAGCCATGAAAATACCCCCGACCGCATTTCCGAGAATGATGGCCACAATCGCAGACCACAGATTGAGTCCGAGAGTAATCGCAAGTGCACCTGTAACGACCGTAGTAATCTGAGCGTTCGCAGAGAACCAGATGGCAAACAGATTGCGTGCGCTCCCATGCCTCTCAGATTCCGGTATGTAGTCGATACTACGCCTTTCGATCTGCATGTGAATCCCTCCTTAACCTGAGAAAAGAACGGTTATTGATTATTTAAAACATTCCGCCTGCTTATCTTTATCATACGGGGATCCGGTTGTTTTTTCTTGCGCAGAACTTGCGGAAAACTAGCACAATCTTGCTGAGCGGTAGGCGGTCGGGCTGTAACGCGTATATTTCTTAAACATGCGACTGAAATAGTTGGCATCTTCAAATCCAACCCGATATGCGACCTGCTGTATAGTTAAATCTGTCGTTTCCAGAAAGTGAATCGCCTTTTCGATTCTTGTCTTATTCAAAAAATCCAGGAAACTCATTCCGGTTTCTTTTTTAAACAGGTGGCTAAAATGGTATTTACTCAGACAACAATATTGTGCGATTTCATGTAAAGAAATTCTTTTTTGATGGTTCTCTTTGATATATCGGATCGCCTGGCGAATCACGGGAGAAACTGCAAACATATGGGTACTCGCCACCTGTTCCGTCAACTGTCTCCCGTATTCGCATACTTTTTTCACAAAAGTATCGTAACGAACCGTATGATATAAATCTTGGATAAATCGGGCATTCTCAGACAAAATGGTCGCAGCACTGACGCCATACTCCAGAACCAGGCGGGACATCATCATTACCAAGTCAATCACTTCCGATTTAAACATATCTACGTTATGTTTATACGCTTGCGCCATTCTTTCCAAGAGAATTTTTAAATAAGCGACGGTTCCCTCTTCATCCCCGATACGAACACGGGCCAGTAATTCCGCCTTCTCTTCTTGAGAGAGAGGATCTTTCCAATGATCTCTTACGTTTTTCTTTTCATACTGGAATATCAATCTGTTTCCCTGAAAAAATCGATCAATCATCGAGTTTTTTGCTTCCGCAAACGAGTAATGAAGCATAAGAGGATCTTCATAATAGGTTCCAATTCCAATGGATACGGAAATCTGTTTTCGATCGGCTGATTTTTGAATACGTCTAGCCATTTGAAAGATTCGTTCCCTGATGTTTTTTCTAAATCTTTCTTCGTTAGGAAGTTCCAATAGGACAGAGAGCACTCCTTCTTCGATCCAGACCCATACGAAGGGGACATGCAAAGCTTCATGTACCGCATCGACCAAACTTCTACCAATCTCTATTTTCCACGTTAAAGGTTTGCCAAACGCCAATTCTGGATATCTGTCAATCGAGACGAGCATGACAAGCTGCGGACGTACATCAATCCTATACTTCCGCTGCATATCAGAGAAGGTTCCTTCATGAACGAGTGTTCCGGACAATAACAAATAACAAAAAGCGGCTTGCGCAGGATCAAGTTTCACGATGTACACCCCCATATGTTTGCAAGTGTTTACTTATATGGATCATTCCTTTAATCAACATCGATTCTCTGAAAACAGGTTAACAAACAGAAACATAGATACTTACTCGCACTTGTACGTACACATATGAAAACATATAATCGTTCCAGGATGTAGTCATTCATTGCAAAAAGAAGGAGGATTTTTCCGTGAAAAACAAAGTAATCCTGGTCGCTTCCGACAAATTCGGAAAGGGAGATGAAGGCTTAGGGGAAACAGTAATGGAGACTTTTTTCGTGCTTTTGAAACAGAAGGAAGAAAAACCTGCGGCTATTTTTTGCATGAACCGAGGAGTATTTACATTAACGAACGATTCCCTCGTCGCCCCCCATTTAAAAGAATTGTCTGATGCAGGGGTTCCTGTTCTCGCTTGCAAAACATGTGTCGATTATTACCAATTGGAAGGTCGGCTTTACACAGGTGAAATTTCCGGAATGAATCACTTTATCGATTTGGCGAGTAAATATGAAGTTTTCACCATTTCCTGACCATTAGGTCTTCCCGGTCTCGGAATTTTTTCTCTGATTCAATAAATAGAACCGTCATCGCTTGCGGCAATGACGGTTCACCTGAATATTGAAAGATTGCTTGACAGTAGCTTAGCCCAAGATTATCATCAGATCTCCCGTTTCTAGACGATCTCCCTCTTGAACCAGGATTTCCTTCACAACCCCGTCAATCGGCGCTTGTACTTGCGTTTCCATTTTCATCGCCTCGGTGATGATCAGGTGCTCACCTTTCTTCACCTTATCTCCCTTCTCCACAAGTACTTTGACGACGTTGCCTGACATCAGCGCCCCGATTTGTTTGATATCTCCCTGATCGGCTTTTCGGCGGACAACTGTTGTTACATTCGCGGATTCATCGCGAACGACCACCTCGCGGGGCTGACCGTTAAGTTCGAAGTAAACGGTACGTGTTCCGTCCGGATCAAGACCTCCTACACCGATCAGCTTGATCATCAATGTTTTTCCGTCTTCGATCTCAACCGTAATCTCTTCCCCCGGACGCATACCATAGAAGAACGTTGGCGTATCAAGGACAGAGACATCGTGATATTTCTCGAAGTGATTCATCATATCAAGGAAAACCTGCGGGTATAAGGCATATGACACCAAATCGCGCTCTTTAAGCGGGCGATTGATTTTCTCTGTAAGCGTTTTACGCGACTCATCGAAATCGACCGGCTCCAGCATTTCACCCGGGCGGCATGCGAGCGGTTCTCTCCCTTTAAGGACGATCCGCTGCAGCCATTCAGGAAATCCTCCCGGCGGCTGTCCCATATAGCCCATGAAGAAGTCAACGACCGACGCAGGAAAATCGAGCGTTTCGCCTCGTTTGCGAAGCTCTTCTTCCGTCAAGTTGTTCTGCACCATAAACAGTGCCAGATCGCCGACCATTTTGGAAGATGGCGTAACTTTAACGATATCTCCAAGCATGCGGTTCACTTCTGCATATGCTTTCTTCACTTCTTCCCAACGATCCCCGAGACCCAAGGATTCCGCTTGTTGTCTAAGGTTTGTATACTGTCCGCCCGGCATCTCATGCAGATATACATCCGCAGTGGTCGTCTTTAACCCTTTTTCGAAGGCTTGGTAATATTCGCGAACCACTTCCCAGTAATCGCTTAATTTCTGCAACTCTTCAAGATTCAATCCTGTCGCACGCTCAGACTGTTCAAGCGCGGCCACTAGGGCGTTCAGACTGGGTTGTGAAGTGAGACCTGACATCGAGCTGATCGCGCAATCTACAATATCGACTCCCGCTTCAGCCGCCATCAGCAGAGTCGCTACCCCGTTACCGCTCGTATCATGCGTATGCAAATGTATAGGTATGCCGATCTCTTCTTTTAACGCCTTGATTAAATGATAGGCGGCATACGGCTTCAACAGGCCCGCCATGTCTTTGATGCCGAGGATATGGGCTCCTGCCCTCTCTAATTCTTTCGCCATGTTGATATAATACTTCAGATTATATTTTTCACGCCGCGGATCCAGAATGTCTCCCGTGTAACAGATCGTCGCTTCCGCCACTTTGCCGATCGAACGAACCGTATCGATGGCAACGGTCATATTCGGCAACCAGTTCAAGCTATCGAAAATGCGGAAAACGTCGATTCCGTATTTTCCTGCTTCTTCGATAAACTTCTTGACGACATTGTCAGGGTAATTACTATACCCGACCGCATTCGCACCACGGAGCAACATTTGAAATAAAATATTCGGGATTTTTTCGCGCAGTTGCTCCAGCCTTTCCCACGGATCCTCCTTGAGGAAACGCATGGACACGTCGAATGTCGCTCCTCCCCACATCTCGAGGGAAAAGAATTTGGAACCGATTTTGGCGGTCGCTTCCGCGATTTGCAGCAAGTCATAGGTTCGAGCACGCGTCGCGAACAGTGATTGATGCCCATCACGAAATGTCGTATCCGTGATTAACACGCGTTTCTGATCTTGAATCCATTGGGACAGCCCGTCCGCGCCAAGGCGATCCAAAAGTTGTTTTGTTCCTTCCGGGGTAACGGAATCAAAAGGAAACTCCGGAACAACGGCTTTCTTAAAGAACGGTTTCTTTTCTTTCT contains the following coding sequences:
- a CDS encoding YjbE family putative metal transport protein (Members of this highly hydrophobic protein family,regularly are found preceded by the yybP-ykoY manganese riboswitch (see RF00080). A metal cation transport function is proposed.) — its product is MHDLLQLLSVILVDMILSGDNAILIAMATFSLPPHMRKSAIWVGLGLAIIIRISLTITTTFLLRIPFLQAIAGFILYTLSLRLLMVSNDNTQYAKDQSTWLGAVCTIVFADITMSLDNILAVAGVSEGHMFFIILGLMFSMLFLVISSRIISYIMDRFHSILWIGAGIIAWASGKMIAHDRAFHQITHPHSILLPSVAVMILLIMNLRNNRRPIKRFR
- a CDS encoding citrate synthase/methylcitrate synthase; this translates as MSQQVISIGLEGIVVAETELSLVDGINGLLVYRNHWARDLAIEKTFEEVAHLLWYGHLPDREELNRLKSQLVANRTLPSYVKAAIDLIPSDVDMMSVLRTGVSLLGNAGHDWPPTMDQVISLTAKVPTIVAYRQARLEGREPVEPRSDLDHTANYLYMLKGTEPNQAHVRALDAYLILTQEHGMNASTFSGRVVSSTRSDLISAVTAAIGALKGPLHGGAPSGVIEMMEQIGTPENAEPWLRKALENGERIMGFGHRVYKTRDPRSEALQVVASQLSADDPWFALATHVEKVALKLLEEYKPGRKLNTNVEFYAAAVMRAVGLPDTLFTPTFAVSRTVGWCAHILEQAANNRIIRPESLYIGQMPK
- a CDS encoding LysR family transcriptional regulator, with the protein product MDTKLLRTFVVMAKELNFHRTAERLFLAQPTVSVHIRQLEEYVGYPLFERTGRKVRLTAAGERFLIHANRILEAHDDALSDMTRWKMGFDDRLDLLISPLCAEILLPAIWKQFTSMYPNVEVRIYTTLSQSVGPGIAAGRSHLGISLVPSKHPETVTCKLYNDPVVFIAPGTVNPDRANFRELLLEHPLLTKNHPDYWEDILYQLHDLQIPIRPMTVSQVHITRKLIINGLGVSFLPLSAVEEELMNGKLVRIATPDLHLPRAATYVITPRNKELPRSAKNFLVLLNELLDRR
- a CDS encoding TIGR01777 family oxidoreductase, encoding MGYYGSSRSATYTEEAEAGEGFLATVTREWENAAKRASDVTRVVLARLGVVLGRDGGAFPRMIAPYHFFLGGRVGDGTQWISWIHIDDVACVLERCIADERIDGPMNLTAPQPVRMDEFGRMIAKTMRRPHWLPVPESLLRLLLGEMSEIVLKGQKVLPEKLRALGYTFQHDSLEKAIRDLLAKRA
- a CDS encoding NAD-dependent epimerase/dehydratase family protein, translated to MKVILFGGTGFIGSHVSRHLHESGYDVWIASRKDQHVDYGRCFVYRPSEIAQILADINSPYAIVNLAGESIQSGRWTDARKKKILHSRVDLTQAIFRHYKGTHETQCFCQCICHRLLRIFTVGYLYGRSGSRGRILGNGDERMGKRG
- the hutI gene encoding imidazolonepropionase, translating into MQANQIDLLVYHIGQLVTMQGKKGPRKGHEMSEISMVENGAVAIANGRIIAAGEEKDVRRKISGLSVREELNAQGRLVTPGLIDPHTHLVHAGSREHELELKLKGVSYLEILAMGGGILSTVRATRNATEDELYEKARKSLDLMLLFGATTVEAKSGYGLNLENELKQLRVAKRLNEHHPVEIVSTFMGAHAVPPEYKGRSSEYVDLIVEEMLPEVKRQGLAEFCDVFCEQGEFTVQEARKILSAAKEMGFGIKIHADEIEPLGGAQLAGELGCISAEHLLAATDEGLDAMKRAGVIAVCLPATSFNLRANNHARARKMIEMGLPVALSTDYNPGSSPTESLQFVMTLGCLNLGMTPEEVITAMTINAAYAIGRGDVVGSLETGKQADLVIYNASNLAYLPYHFGINHVDTVIKKGKVVVSEGKLVG